From the Candidatus Bathyarchaeota archaeon genome, one window contains:
- a CDS encoding ParB/RepB/Spo0J family partition protein, whose translation MTKVEGLTSSIIYLEVNKISSSRFKLRELDETVVKELIESIRANGLLQPIMVRPIEDGLRYEIVFGLHRFEAVKQLGLKLIPAVIASVSEEEAFLMNIVENLQRNIKVNPIMEAQCYKNLISKGWTIHEIAHKIGKSDSYVYERLRLLDKLHPAIQKKLTRACKTFITPSHAERLAIIDDKKQQLKLAKLIEEKHLSLHQLERLTGRIQPLPKSCLCLKCPNYPCKLLKASKI comes from the coding sequence ATGACGAAAGTTGAGGGGTTAACTTCCTCTATTATTTATCTTGAGGTTAATAAAATTAGTTCAAGCAGGTTTAAGCTTAGAGAGCTTGATGAAACAGTTGTTAAAGAGCTTATAGAATCTATTAGAGCTAATGGGTTGCTTCAACCTATAATGGTTAGGCCTATAGAAGATGGTTTAAGATATGAAATAGTGTTTGGTTTACATAGATTTGAAGCAGTTAAACAATTAGGTTTAAAGTTAATTCCAGCTGTTATCGCTTCCGTTTCAGAAGAAGAAGCTTTTCTAATGAATATTGTTGAAAACCTTCAGCGAAATATTAAAGTAAACCCTATAATGGAAGCTCAATGCTATAAAAACCTTATATCTAAAGGTTGGACAATTCATGAGATTGCACATAAAATTGGGAAAAGCGACAGTTATGTTTATGAAAGATTAAGGTTGCTTGATAAGCTCCATCCTGCCATTCAGAAAAAGCTTACACGCGCGTGTAAAACATTTATAACTCCATCGCATGCTGAGCGTTTAGCTATTATTGATGACAAAAAACAACAACTTAAGTTAGCTAAATTAATTGAGGAAAAACATCTATCTCTTCATCAATTAGAAAGATTAACTGGAAGAATTCAACCTTTACCTAAAAGCTGTTTATGCTTAAAATGCCCTAATTATCCATGT